One genomic window of Streptomyces sp. WP-1 includes the following:
- a CDS encoding DNA alkylation response protein produces MTRMASTQTETQPPVATHDVTNQPPPLAPYDASEDTALLEGLRREGAEWAEAEIRRLGARAGSAEAQEWGELANLHEPVLRTHDRYGNRVDEVDFHPSWHHLMRAAVGAGLAGSAWADERPGAHVARTAGGLVWGHTEAGHGCPTSMTYAAVPALRAQPELAKVYEPLLTSREYEPGLRVPAEKPGLIAGMGMTEKQGGSDVRTNTTAATPTGEPGVYTLRGHKWFTSAPMSDVFLVLAQAPGGLSCFLVPRILPDGSRNAFRIQRLKDKLGNRSNASSEPEFDRTVAWLVGPEGRGVKTIIEMVNCTRLDCVMGSATLMRKTLVEAGHHARHRSAFGARLLEQPLMRNVLADLALESEAATTLTLRLAGAADRAVRGDAGERAFRRIATAVGKYWVTKRGPAFTAEALECLGGNGYVEESGMPRHYREAPLLSIWEGSGNVNALDVLRALGREPGAADALFTELALARGADARLDSAVAALKAELPRADQLSARRLVERMALALQASLLVRHAPQPVADAFCATRLAGDWGQSFGTLPPGTDLAAILERSLPDHD; encoded by the coding sequence ATGACGCGTATGGCCTCCACGCAGACAGAGACGCAGCCGCCGGTCGCGACCCACGACGTCACCAACCAGCCCCCGCCCCTCGCCCCCTACGACGCCTCCGAGGACACCGCCCTCCTGGAGGGCCTGCGCCGCGAGGGCGCCGAGTGGGCCGAGGCGGAGATCCGCCGGCTCGGCGCCCGCGCCGGCAGCGCGGAGGCCCAGGAGTGGGGCGAGCTGGCGAACCTGCACGAGCCGGTGCTGCGCACCCACGACCGCTACGGCAACCGCGTCGACGAGGTGGACTTCCACCCCAGTTGGCACCATCTGATGCGGGCCGCGGTCGGGGCCGGCCTCGCCGGTTCGGCCTGGGCGGACGAGCGGCCCGGCGCCCATGTGGCCCGTACCGCGGGCGGGTTGGTGTGGGGGCACACCGAGGCGGGGCACGGCTGTCCGACGTCGATGACGTACGCCGCCGTACCCGCCCTGCGCGCGCAGCCCGAACTGGCCAAGGTGTACGAGCCGTTGCTGACCAGCCGGGAGTACGAGCCCGGGCTGCGGGTGCCGGCCGAGAAGCCCGGGCTGATCGCCGGGATGGGCATGACCGAGAAGCAGGGCGGCTCGGACGTGCGGACGAACACCACGGCGGCCACGCCCACCGGCGAGCCCGGCGTGTACACGCTGCGCGGGCACAAGTGGTTCACGTCGGCGCCCATGTCCGACGTCTTCCTCGTCCTGGCGCAGGCTCCCGGCGGCCTGTCCTGCTTCCTGGTGCCGCGCATACTGCCGGACGGCAGCCGCAACGCGTTCCGCATCCAGCGCCTGAAGGACAAGCTGGGCAACCGCTCCAACGCGTCCTCGGAGCCGGAGTTCGACCGGACCGTCGCATGGCTGGTGGGGCCCGAGGGACGGGGTGTGAAGACCATCATCGAGATGGTCAACTGCACGCGCCTGGACTGCGTGATGGGCTCGGCGACGCTGATGCGCAAGACGCTGGTCGAGGCCGGTCATCACGCCCGTCACCGGAGCGCGTTCGGGGCCCGGCTGCTCGAACAGCCGCTGATGCGCAATGTGCTGGCGGACCTCGCGCTGGAGTCGGAGGCGGCGACCACCCTCACGCTGCGGCTGGCCGGGGCCGCGGACCGCGCGGTGCGCGGGGACGCCGGGGAGCGCGCCTTCCGGCGGATCGCCACGGCCGTCGGCAAGTACTGGGTCACCAAGCGGGGGCCCGCGTTCACCGCCGAGGCCCTGGAGTGCCTGGGCGGCAACGGGTACGTGGAGGAGTCCGGTATGCCCCGGCACTACCGGGAGGCCCCGCTGCTGTCCATCTGGGAGGGGTCGGGCAACGTCAACGCGCTGGACGTGCTGCGCGCCCTCGGCCGCGAACCGGGCGCCGCCGACGCCCTGTTCACCGAGCTGGCCCTCGCCCGGGGCGCGGACGCCCGCCTGGACTCCGCCGTCGCCGCCCTCAAGGCCGAGCTGCCCCGGGCCGACCAGCTGAGCGCCCGCCGCCTGGTCGAACGCATGGCGCTCGCCCTCCAGGCATCCCTCCTGGTCCGCCACGCCCCCCAGCCGGTCGCGGACGCCTTCTGCGCGACCCGCCTGGCCGGCGACTGGGGCCAATCCTTCGGCACCCTGCCCCCCGGAACGGACCTGGCCGCGATCCTGGAACGCTCCCTGCCCGACCACGACTGA
- a CDS encoding FUSC family protein: MLKKVFVAPDPGRARLRWASRAVLGIGLAVVVCLLVGHSVVGAVTGGLAALLALFTVADPTVRGQVVTTALLPAVGLPVLGAAAALHPYPMARDLAFLAVVGAGVYARRWGPRGHSLGVFAFMMFFAAQFLHATPGRLPELSAAVLLSVLSAAAVRFGLWCYERRLPPAAVLISLSTGPGLARVTTRQAIQAMAGGGFALVVGELVSGQRWYWAVGATWWVFVNTASRGETLVRGFRRVLGTLIGVGLGFLVAVPLHGAPVPTAALLAVAVFGIFYSAAVSYTWMMLCVTVLAELLYGLLGVLTPGLLALRLGETAVGALGAALAVLLLLPVTTHATTDAWIQRALRCVHACTAEAAARLAGSPTADPAPKVAELEQLLGRVRLSVAPLVHPLHPLQGRKRRARRVLALLDDCAREIRGLVAVAADPEASHDARLAAACGRVEAAVEALTGGSAGPAVAVAESPASPALAHLHGLEHALAALAEPLRGAAGSRLVGA, translated from the coding sequence GTGCTGAAGAAGGTGTTCGTGGCTCCGGACCCGGGTCGGGCGCGACTGCGCTGGGCGTCCCGGGCCGTCCTCGGCATCGGGCTCGCCGTGGTGGTCTGTCTGCTCGTCGGGCATTCCGTCGTCGGGGCGGTCACCGGCGGCCTGGCCGCGCTGCTCGCGCTGTTCACGGTCGCCGACCCCACCGTGCGCGGGCAGGTGGTCACCACCGCGCTGCTGCCGGCCGTGGGCCTGCCGGTGCTCGGGGCCGCGGCCGCGCTGCACCCGTACCCGATGGCGCGCGACCTCGCCTTCCTCGCGGTGGTCGGCGCCGGGGTGTACGCCCGGCGCTGGGGGCCGCGCGGGCACAGCCTCGGCGTGTTCGCCTTCATGATGTTCTTCGCCGCCCAGTTCCTGCACGCCACCCCCGGCCGGCTGCCCGAGCTGTCCGCCGCCGTCCTGCTGTCCGTGCTCAGCGCGGCCGCGGTGCGCTTCGGGCTGTGGTGCTACGAGCGCCGATTGCCCCCGGCCGCCGTCCTGATCTCCCTCTCCACCGGCCCCGGGCTCGCCCGGGTGACCACACGCCAGGCGATCCAGGCGATGGCGGGCGGGGGCTTCGCGCTGGTCGTCGGCGAACTGGTGTCCGGGCAGCGCTGGTACTGGGCGGTCGGCGCCACCTGGTGGGTCTTCGTCAACACCGCCTCGCGCGGCGAGACGCTGGTACGGGGCTTCCGCCGCGTCCTCGGCACGCTGATCGGCGTCGGCCTGGGCTTCCTGGTCGCCGTACCCCTGCACGGCGCGCCGGTGCCGACGGCCGCGCTGCTCGCGGTCGCCGTCTTCGGGATCTTCTACTCCGCCGCGGTCTCCTACACCTGGATGATGCTCTGCGTGACGGTCCTCGCCGAACTCCTGTACGGCCTTCTCGGCGTCCTCACCCCCGGGCTGCTGGCGCTGCGGCTCGGCGAGACCGCGGTGGGCGCGCTCGGCGCGGCGCTCGCGGTGCTGCTCCTGCTGCCGGTGACCACGCACGCCACGACGGACGCCTGGATCCAGCGGGCCCTGCGGTGTGTACACGCCTGCACGGCGGAGGCGGCGGCGCGGCTGGCGGGCTCGCCGACGGCCGATCCCGCGCCGAAGGTGGCCGAGCTGGAGCAGCTGCTCGGGCGGGTACGGCTGTCCGTGGCGCCGCTGGTGCACCCGCTGCACCCCTTGCAGGGCCGCAAGCGGCGGGCCCGCAGGGTGCTGGCGCTGCTCGACGACTGCGCGCGCGAGATCCGGGGGCTGGTGGCCGTCGCGGCGGATCCGGAGGCGTCGCACGATGCGCGGCTCGCCGCGGCGTGCGGGCGGGTGGAGGCGGCGGTCGAGGCGCTGACGGGGGGCTCGGCGGGGCCGGCGGTCGCGGTGGCCGAGTCTCCGGCGTCGCCGGCGCTGGCCCATCTGCATGGCCTGGAGCATGCGCTGGCCGCGCTCGCGGAGCCGTTGCGGGGGGCGGCGGGGTCGCGGCTGGTCGGGGCGTGA
- a CDS encoding lactonase family protein — protein sequence MVRSGGRVFIGSFTAAGGPGLVTAEVAAQGGALTLLAAVNDVPDPSYLTLSPDGTMLYAVSETAEGAVAAYRVDGGRPELAGPSVPVDGSGPTHLSLYAGHVLTANYGCGSVTAVPLRPDGTLAAKPSGRLQHTGSGPHDRRQRGPHAHQVQPDPSGRWAVSVDLGTDSVRVCALEAGVPALHRECALRPGSGPRHLAFHPDGERAYVVNELTPTVTVCRWDASAGSLKPLTEVPLLPGAPAGDAYPSGIAVAPDGRFVWTATRGEDVLSVLAVEADGLRLLGTVPCAGHWPRALAEHDGFLYVANERSGDVSWFAVDEATGLPRYDGSVQVAAASCVVFG from the coding sequence GTGGTGCGGAGCGGCGGCAGGGTGTTCATCGGGTCGTTCACGGCGGCGGGCGGCCCGGGGCTGGTGACCGCCGAGGTCGCCGCGCAGGGCGGCGCCCTGACCCTCCTGGCCGCCGTCAACGACGTACCGGACCCCTCCTACCTCACGCTCTCCCCGGACGGCACCATGCTCTACGCGGTCAGCGAGACCGCCGAGGGCGCCGTGGCCGCCTACCGTGTCGACGGCGGCCGTCCGGAGCTCGCCGGACCGTCCGTGCCGGTGGACGGCAGCGGCCCCACCCATCTGAGCCTGTACGCCGGGCATGTGCTGACCGCCAACTACGGCTGCGGCAGCGTCACCGCCGTACCGCTGCGCCCGGACGGCACCCTCGCCGCGAAGCCCTCCGGCCGGCTCCAGCACACCGGTTCGGGGCCGCACGACCGCCGCCAGCGCGGCCCGCACGCCCACCAGGTGCAGCCCGACCCGAGCGGCCGCTGGGCGGTGAGCGTCGACCTCGGGACCGACTCGGTGCGGGTGTGCGCGCTGGAGGCCGGTGTCCCGGCGCTGCACCGCGAGTGCGCGCTGCGGCCCGGCTCCGGGCCCCGCCACCTGGCCTTCCACCCCGACGGCGAGCGCGCCTACGTCGTCAACGAACTCACCCCGACGGTGACCGTGTGCCGCTGGGACGCCTCGGCCGGCTCCCTGAAGCCGCTCACCGAGGTCCCCCTGCTGCCGGGCGCCCCGGCCGGTGACGCCTACCCCTCGGGGATCGCGGTGGCCCCCGACGGCCGCTTCGTGTGGACGGCGACCCGGGGCGAGGACGTCCTGTCGGTGCTCGCGGTCGAGGCGGACGGCCTCAGGCTGCTGGGCACGGTGCCCTGCGCCGGCCACTGGCCCCGCGCCCTGGCCGAGCACGACGGCTTCCTGTACGTGGCCAATGAGCGCTCCGGCGACGTCAGCTGGTTCGCCGTGGACGAGGCGACGGGCCTGCCGCGCTACGACGGCTCGGTGCAGGTCGCCGCGGCTTCGTGCGTCGTCTTCGGCTGA
- a CDS encoding PaaX family transcriptional regulator C-terminal domain-containing protein, protein MRVNVSAGPAAAGLRPLSARSVVLSMLLAVHPPELPVKDLVRLVEPFGIGGSTLRAALSRMVAAGDLWRADGVHGLSERLLARQRRQDDAVHPRTRAWDGDWEMVVVTATGRGAAERAELRARLTALRLAELREGVWLRPANLDRPLPDGLRQVAATYTARPDEPAHDLVARLWPLTAWASTAHTLLRSASDAPRPADRLTAFAAIVRHLLGDPVLPPALLPPAWPGPELRSAYAGYQREVGASVGVEGSVKG, encoded by the coding sequence ATGCGCGTGAACGTGTCGGCCGGGCCTGCGGCGGCCGGTCTGCGGCCCCTGTCCGCCCGGTCGGTCGTGCTGAGCATGCTCCTGGCCGTCCATCCGCCCGAGCTGCCGGTGAAGGACCTCGTACGGCTGGTCGAGCCTTTCGGCATCGGCGGCTCCACGCTGCGGGCCGCGCTGAGCCGGATGGTGGCCGCGGGCGACCTGTGGCGCGCGGACGGGGTCCACGGGCTCAGCGAGCGGCTGCTGGCCAGGCAGCGCCGCCAGGACGACGCGGTCCACCCCCGCACCCGGGCGTGGGACGGCGACTGGGAGATGGTGGTCGTCACGGCGACGGGGCGCGGCGCGGCCGAACGCGCCGAGCTGCGCGCCCGGTTGACCGCGCTGCGGCTGGCCGAGCTGCGCGAGGGCGTGTGGCTGCGCCCGGCCAACCTCGACCGGCCGCTGCCGGACGGACTCCGCCAGGTGGCGGCGACGTACACCGCCCGCCCGGACGAGCCCGCGCACGACCTCGTCGCGCGCCTGTGGCCCCTGACCGCCTGGGCGAGCACCGCCCACACCCTGCTCAGGTCCGCATCCGACGCCCCCCGCCCCGCCGACCGGCTGACCGCCTTCGCCGCGATCGTCCGCCACCTCCTCGGCGACCCCGTCCTCCCCCCGGCCCTCCTCCCCCCGGCCTGGCCGGGGCCTGAACTGCGCTCGGCGTACGCCGGGTACCAGCGGGAGGTGGGGGCGTCGGTCGGGGTGGAGGGGAGCGTGAAGGGGTGA
- a CDS encoding uracil-DNA glycosylase → MAPRPLHEIVEPGWAKALEPVAGRIAQMGDFLRAEIAAGRTYLPAGNNVLRAFQQPFDEVRVLIVGQDPYPTPGHAVGLSFSVAPEVRPLPPSLINIYRELNNDLGLPQPSNGDLTPWTQQGVLLLNRALTTAPRSPAAHRGKGWEEVTEQAIRALAARGKPLVSILWGRDARNLRPLLGNLPAVESSHPSPMSADRGFFGSRPFSRANDLLVQQGGQPVDWRLP, encoded by the coding sequence GTGGCACCACGACCCTTGCATGAAATCGTCGAACCGGGCTGGGCGAAGGCCCTGGAACCCGTGGCCGGACGGATCGCCCAGATGGGCGACTTCCTGCGCGCGGAGATCGCCGCGGGACGCACCTACCTCCCGGCCGGAAACAACGTCCTGCGGGCGTTCCAGCAACCCTTCGACGAGGTCAGGGTCCTGATCGTCGGTCAGGACCCGTATCCCACCCCGGGGCACGCGGTGGGCCTGTCGTTCTCGGTCGCTCCCGAGGTACGGCCGCTGCCGCCGAGCCTGATCAACATCTACCGCGAGCTGAACAACGACCTGGGGCTGCCCCAGCCGTCCAACGGCGACCTCACCCCCTGGACCCAGCAGGGCGTCCTGCTGCTCAACAGGGCGCTCACCACCGCGCCGCGCAGCCCGGCCGCCCACCGGGGCAAGGGCTGGGAAGAGGTCACCGAGCAGGCGATCCGGGCGCTCGCGGCCCGCGGCAAGCCCCTGGTGTCGATCCTGTGGGGCCGTGACGCGCGCAATCTGCGTCCACTGCTGGGGAATCTGCCGGCGGTGGAGTCCTCGCACCCGTCGCCGATGTCGGCCGACCGCGGGTTCTTCGGCTCGCGCCCCTTCAGCCGGGCCAACGACCTGCTGGTCCAGCAGGGCGGGCAGCCCGTGGACTGGCGCCTGCCGTGA
- a CDS encoding N-acetylglucosamine kinase, translating to MTVAGYLAVDSGGSGLRVAVGVPGRAPSAQRETREPVRTGARGIDPAHLMSQLTPLARELTAEAGVAELGTAVVGAAGFATLGDALRAELPDALAHELGVRRVALAADAVTAYAGALGSRPGAVLAAGTGLIAIGTDLTGWRRADGWGHLLGDCGGGAWIGRAGLEAALRAHDGREGGSAALLRCAEEQFGPVRGLPARLYPRTDRAAVLASFAPQVAGQAADDPVAAGILRAAARHMADSAAAVCPADGAPEVALTGGLSKMGDHLLVPLREELARRLPHARQVPPEGDPLHGAVRIAAELAAGRLTLPGEPTMLHVTAATRKRADKTGRIPLTCTLPEQDHPGNQ from the coding sequence GTGACCGTCGCCGGGTATCTCGCCGTGGACTCCGGCGGCTCCGGCCTCCGGGTCGCCGTCGGCGTGCCGGGGCGGGCGCCCTCGGCACAGCGGGAGACCCGGGAGCCGGTCCGCACCGGCGCGCGCGGCATCGACCCGGCCCATCTGATGTCTCAGCTCACCCCGCTGGCCAGGGAGTTGACGGCCGAGGCGGGGGTGGCCGAGCTGGGTACGGCCGTCGTCGGCGCCGCCGGGTTCGCCACCCTGGGCGACGCCCTGCGCGCCGAACTGCCGGACGCCCTCGCCCATGAGCTGGGAGTACGACGGGTCGCGCTCGCCGCCGACGCCGTCACCGCGTATGCCGGGGCCCTCGGTTCCCGGCCGGGCGCGGTGCTCGCCGCGGGCACCGGGCTGATCGCGATCGGCACCGACCTCACCGGCTGGCGGCGGGCCGACGGCTGGGGGCATCTGCTGGGCGACTGCGGCGGCGGCGCGTGGATCGGCCGGGCCGGTCTGGAGGCGGCGCTGCGGGCCCACGACGGCCGTGAGGGCGGCTCGGCCGCGCTGCTGAGGTGCGCGGAGGAGCAGTTCGGGCCGGTGCGCGGACTGCCCGCCCGGCTCTATCCGAGGACCGACCGGGCCGCCGTACTCGCCTCGTTCGCGCCCCAAGTGGCCGGTCAGGCCGCGGACGATCCGGTCGCCGCGGGCATCCTGCGTGCGGCGGCGCGGCACATGGCCGATTCCGCCGCGGCCGTGTGCCCGGCGGACGGGGCTCCCGAAGTGGCGCTCACGGGCGGCCTGTCGAAGATGGGCGACCACCTGCTCGTGCCGCTGCGCGAGGAGTTGGCGCGGCGGCTGCCGCATGCCCGCCAGGTGCCGCCCGAGGGTGACCCGTTGCACGGCGCGGTGCGGATCGCCGCCGAGCTGGCGGCCGGACGGCTCACGCTGCCGGGTGAACCGACGATGCTGCACGTCACAGCCGCCACCCGGAAGCGAGCAGACAAAACCGGACGGATACCGCTCACCTGTACCCTCCCCGAACAGGACCATCCGGGAAACCAGTAA
- a CDS encoding sirohydrochlorin chelatase, whose product MSSSTGPESGLPVRMPRPRQPGRHRRPEPLVAPEGAPALVLAVPGVPSAATRGLAEEVVSIARSELPGLNARIGYLDGDDAEFPSLRSVLAHAAEERTARYEQAVAAGVEGVREPDGPVAVVVPLLAGPDSALLRQIRQSVNDSRVAAELTDVLGPHPLLAEALHVRLSEAGLARADRARLFTVATAADGIVLASVGGEEAVQAAGITGMLLAARLAVPVMAAALDQEGSISSVAEQLRSSGSQQLALAPYLVGPEIDASLLAAAAEEAGCSMAEPLGAYPAIGKLALAKYTTALGIAPQQAQGTPVR is encoded by the coding sequence ATGAGCTCCTCCACTGGACCCGAGTCCGGCCTCCCAGTTCGAATGCCGCGACCCCGCCAGCCCGGACGGCACCGCCGGCCCGAACCGCTGGTGGCTCCCGAGGGCGCGCCCGCGCTCGTCCTCGCGGTGCCCGGTGTGCCCAGCGCTGCCACACGTGGCCTCGCCGAGGAGGTCGTGAGCATCGCCCGTTCCGAGCTGCCCGGCCTGAACGCCCGGATCGGCTACCTGGACGGTGACGACGCCGAGTTCCCCTCCCTGCGGTCGGTGCTCGCGCACGCCGCCGAGGAGCGCACGGCCCGTTACGAGCAGGCCGTCGCCGCGGGCGTCGAGGGCGTGCGGGAGCCCGACGGCCCGGTCGCCGTGGTCGTACCGCTGCTGGCCGGTCCGGACAGCGCGCTGCTGCGGCAGATCCGCCAGTCGGTGAACGACAGCCGGGTCGCGGCCGAGCTGACCGATGTCCTCGGCCCGCACCCGCTGCTCGCCGAGGCGCTGCACGTACGGCTGTCCGAGGCGGGCCTGGCCCGTGCCGACCGCGCCCGGCTGTTCACCGTGGCCACGGCCGCCGACGGCATCGTGCTGGCCTCCGTGGGCGGTGAGGAGGCCGTGCAGGCGGCCGGGATCACCGGCATGCTGCTCGCCGCGCGCCTGGCCGTGCCGGTGATGGCGGCGGCCCTGGACCAGGAGGGTTCCATCTCCTCGGTCGCCGAGCAGCTGCGGTCCTCCGGTTCGCAGCAGCTGGCGCTCGCGCCGTACCTGGTCGGCCCGGAGATCGACGCGTCGCTGCTCGCGGCCGCGGCCGAGGAGGCGGGCTGCTCGATGGCCGAGCCGCTGGGCGCCTACCCGGCGATCGGCAAGCTGGCCCTCGCCAAGTACACGACGGCCCTGGGTATCGCGCCGCAGCAGGCGCAGGGCACCCCGGTCCGCTGA